From the genome of Candidatus Defluviilinea proxima:
TGGCACGATCACGTCTTTGGCTTTTTGGACAACACGCGTCTATTCCATCCATGAGTTTTATTACGCGATGATCCTTTTGTTCGCGGGGCAGTTCGTACCACTGAAACTGATGCCTACGTTAATCCAGAACATTGCAAAGTTTTTACCGTTCCAATTGTTCATGTACCTGCCCATTCAAATGATACAAGGGAAGCTTTCGTCAACCGAGATCTTGCAGGGATACATGGCGGGCATACTCTGGTTCCTTGTTGCGTGGTTTTTATTCCGCTGGGTTTGGCGCGAAGGTGTCAAACGCTATTCAGCGGTGGGAGCATAATATGCACTTCCTCAAACTCATTTCCACCTTGTTCAAAGTGAATGTCCAAATGGCAGTTGCCTATCGTGCGGATGCTCTTATCAACATTTTGCTCAACATGATGTGGCTCGGCTGGGAATTGTTGGGTTTGTCCATTATCTTCAGCAACACCAATACACTCGGCGGCTGGGGATTTGGTGAACTTCTCGCATTGCTTGGCATCTTCAAGATCGTCCACACCATGATGATGACACTCGTCTGGCCCAACACAGAGAAGTTCAATCAATCCATCCGTGACGGTTCAATGGACTACACCATCCTCCAACCTGTCAGCAGTATGTTCCTGGTCACGTTCTCCCGCATCAACATCTGGCGGCTCTGGGATATTCCCGTCGCTATTATTTTGATCTTCATCGGCATTAACCGGGCCGGTGATGTGACCACTCCCCTTAGCATCCTGTACTTCCTCCTGCTGATCGTTTGCGGAGCGATTGTCATCTACAGCCTGTGGATCGTGATGATCGCATTCACGTTCTACTTTACAAAGTTCGATAACAACGTCACCCTTTTGCAAGCCTTGCTGGATGCAGGCCGCTATCCTGTGTCCGTCTATCCGCCCTGGCTTCAGGTTATTGTGACGTTTATCATCCCTGTTGCTGTTGCCACAACCATACCAGTCCGCGCACTCAGGCAGGAATTAGGTACGCCGCAAACATTCATGTTTATCGGGATTGCCATCGCAAGTTTTCTCGTCGCTTCGCAGATATGGAAATTTGGCTTGAAAAAATATAGCGGAGCAAGCAGTTAGTCCAGTACCAATTTGCCGTAGCAGTCGGTGCAAACGAGTCGTATACTATTTGCAAGGTGGACATACACACCAAACTCATCCCAAAAGGAGAATGCAAAATGATGGACTCGTCTTTCCCTCAAACACCGCCTGCGATTGATGAATTGAACTACGAATCGAACCTGATCATGGGCTTGATCGGCGGTGGGATCGCGATGTTGGTCAGCGCCATTATATGGGGCGCGGTCACCTACTTCACCGAATACCAGATCGGGTGGATGGCAATTGGCGTTGGTTTTTTGGTTGGTATCGCAGTCAAATTCTTTGGAAAAGGAAAGACCGCAATCTACGGTATCTCCAGCGCCATACTCGCACTAATCGGGTGTGTGCTTGGAAATTTGATCTTCTACTCAGGCATCATCGCACGAGAAGAGGGAGCTTCTTTTCTACAAGTGTTCCTTTTCTTCCTTACGTCCCCAGCCGCCACTGTTGAACTATTCTCTACTGCCTTCGAGTTTATGGACATTTTGTTTTACGGTATTGCCGCATGGGTGGGATTCAGCACAGCGCTTGATATCAAACGCGCCAGAAGATAAAAAGAAGGAGCCGCAATTCCCGGCTCCTTCTTCATTTCAATAATATTTCTTACGCTTTCCGATTGAATTGAACTCGGTTGAACAACGTGATCCCTGCTGCTGCAGAGACGTTCAACGATTCGACCTTTTCATTAATGGGGATTCGAATTTGCATCGTGGCGGCTTCCTCGATCTCGGGGGTACAGCCTTCCTTTTCACTGCCAAAGACAATGAGCAAACGTTCAGGAATAGATGCAATCTCCTCCACGCTTTTTTCTGCTTCCATCGCAGTGACGAGTAATGTCTCGTTGTTAGCTTTGCAATAATCGAGAAAGTCTTTCGTTGAAGCGGTCATGATCGGAAGGGTGAACATGTATCCACGACTGGCACGAATGAGACGTCGGTCATACAGATCGAGCGGATCCATGTTCAAAAGGATCATCCCGCCCAAGTCCAATGCCAGTGACGTGCGGATGATATTCCCGATATTTCCTGAAATGCTCAAATCTTCCAAAACGACAATATCCTTTTTAATCGTCTTCAACAACTCCAAACCTTTTGGCTGGGGCGTTTCAGCGATCGCAAAAATACGGGACATCTTATCGTTCTCAAAGATCTTTTTCGTCGTCCGTTTTGCCACTTCATGGATCGTGGCACCGGGTGTCAACTTATTCCGCAAAGTATCAGAGATGACTTCTTCCCCAGCAAAGTACACCGATTCGATCTCCACGCCCGCTTCCAACGCCTGGATGATGTTCTCTTCATCGTCAATGAGGATCTGATTGAGTTCACGCCGCCCATCTCGATGCAACAACTGGCGGATAGGACCAGCCAATGGATGATTGAGAGAATCAATGTGGAAGGGGTTATATGGTTCGTTGGAAGTTTGTTCATTCATAAGTTGGATAATATGCGGTTATGGAAGGGGTGTCAAGAAGTTTACAGAGGTGACAGTCGCTTTATAAGTGGCTGTCACCTTACTAAAGTAAAATAGACCCATGCAAATCCTACATATAGATGAACATATCATCGTTATCAATAAACCTGCTGGCCTTCCTGTACTCCCCGATGGATGGGAGAAGAACGCACCTTACCTTGTCCAAATGCTTGAGGAAGAATACGAAAAAATATTCATCGTCCATCGCTTGGACAAAGTCACCAGCGGCGTGATGGTCTTCGCGCGGACTGCCGAAGCGCATCGTGCGCTCAACATGCAATTCGAGAGTCACGAAGCTGAAAAGGTTTATCACGCCATTATGGAAGGTGAGCCGAAATGGAACGAGAAGATCACCAAGTTCCCGTTGCGTGCCAATGTTGGAAAGAAACACCGTACCATGGTGGATACAAAAAACGGAAAACCGTCAGAGACAAGATATAAAGTA
Proteins encoded in this window:
- a CDS encoding ABC-2 family transporter protein, with the protein product MHFLKLISTLFKVNVQMAVAYRADALINILLNMMWLGWELLGLSIIFSNTNTLGGWGFGELLALLGIFKIVHTMMMTLVWPNTEKFNQSIRDGSMDYTILQPVSSMFLVTFSRINIWRLWDIPVAIILIFIGINRAGDVTTPLSILYFLLLIVCGAIVIYSLWIVMIAFTFYFTKFDNNVTLLQALLDAGRYPVSVYPPWLQVIVTFIIPVAVATTIPVRALRQELGTPQTFMFIGIAIASFLVASQIWKFGLKKYSGASS
- a CDS encoding RluA family pseudouridine synthase encodes the protein MQILHIDEHIIVINKPAGLPVLPDGWEKNAPYLVQMLEEEYEKIFIVHRLDKVTSGVMVFARTAEAHRALNMQFESHEAEKVYHAIMEGEPKWNEKITKFPLRANVGKKHRTMVDTKNGKPSETRYKVLKRYQDGALVEARPMTGRTHQVRVHAYALGHPLLGDVLYDAMITDIIARPALHAYSLKITHPATNEQLTFKAERPEDFVIALERLSVGNDSLGMVSFIQ